One window of the Nicotiana tabacum cultivar K326 chromosome 4, ASM71507v2, whole genome shotgun sequence genome contains the following:
- the LOC107761752 gene encoding putative methyltransferase PMT15 — translation MAGSNQTPYYTPTSKPSAATHPFSSWKKLNFYYSLAAVTFLCCACYYVGYLQHSNVGLRVLTTSTLASTTNCFSSQNKTSTTSRVSSSSSSPLDFSTHHAADDGGAVTADDAVKIYPPCDFKYSEYTPCEDQKRSLKFKRDRLIYRERHCPEKSELLKCRIPAPYGYKNPFKWPLSRDLAWYANVPHKELTVEKAVQNWIRFEGDRFKFPGGGTMFPNGADAYIDDIGKLINLKDGSIRTAIDTGCGVASWGAYLLSRNILAMSFAPRDTHEAQVQFALERGVPALIGVIASKRLPYPSRAFDMAHCSRCLIPWGEYDGTYLIEVDRVLRPGGYWILSGPPINWRKYWKGWERTREDLNAEQTKIEQVAKSLCWKKFVEKDDIAIWQKPYNHLQCKESRKMSRNPPMCPAQDPDKAWYTEIETCLTPLPQVSSEERVAGGHLEKWPKRLHAIPPRISRGTVNGVTADTFKKDSQLWKRRISYYKTVNNQLGQPGRYRNLLDMNANLGGFAANLVDDPVWVMNIVPVEAKVNTLGVIYERGLIGTYQNWCEAMSTYPRTYDLIHADSVFTLYKDRCEMEDILLEMDRILRPEGSVIIRDDVDTLVKVKRIVDGLNWDSQIVDHENGPLEREKLLFAVKSYWTAPATQESETS, via the exons ATGGCGGGTTCTAACCAAACCCCATACTATACTCCAACCTCCAAACCTTCAGCAGCCACACACCCTTTTTCTTCTTGGAAAAAACTCAATTTTTATTATTCTTTAGCTGCCGTAACTTTCCTCTGTTGTGCTTGTTACTACGTTGGCTACTTGCAACACAGTAACGTTGGCCTTCGCGTCTTAACCACATCTACTTTAGCCTCTACCACTAATTGCTTCTCTTCTCAAAATAAAACCTCCACTACTTCCCGtgtatcatcttcttcttcttccccactAGACTTCAGCACTCACCATGCCGCCGATGACGGCGGAGCTGTGACCGCAGATGACGCCGTCAAAATCTACCCGCCGTGTGACTTTAAGTACAGCGAGTACACTCCCTGTGAAGACCAAAAAAGATCATTGAAATTCAAGAGAGACAGATTGATATACAGGGAAAGACATTGTCCAGAAAAGAGTGAATTGTTGAAATGCCGAATACCAGCTCCGTATGGTTACAAGAATCCATTCAAGTGGCCACTGAGCAGGGATTTAGCTTGGTACGCTAATGTTCCACACAAGGAATTGACTGTAGAGAAAGCTGTTCAGAACTGGATTCGATTTGAAGGCGACAGGTTTAAATTCCCTGGTGGTGGTACTATGTTTCCTAATGGTGCTGAtgcatatattgatgatattggaAAGTTGATTAATCTAAAAGATGGTTCAATTAGGACCGCCATTGATACTGGTTGTGGG GTGGCGAGTTGGGGAGCTTATCTTTTGTCAAGGAATATACTAGCTATGTCATTTGCACCTAGGGACACACACGAAGCACAGGTTCAATTTGCTCTTGAGCGAGGAGTTCCTGCTTTGATTGGAGTTATTGCGTCCAAGAGGCTTCCCTATCCATCTAGAGCTTTTGACATGGCCCATTGCTCTCGTTGCCTCATTCCCTGGGGCGAATATG ACGGTACGTACTTGATTGAAGTTGACAGAGTCTTACGGCCTGGTGGATATTGGATCCTGTCCGGTCCACCGATCAACTGGAGGAAATACTGGAAAGGCTGGGAAAGAACCAGGGAAGATCTAAATGCTGAGCAAACCAAAATTGAGCAGGTGGCTAAGAGCCTTTGCTGGAAAAAATTTGTTGAGAAAGATGACATTGCAATTTGGCAGAAGCCATACAATCATTTACAGTGCAAAGAATCAAGAAAGATGTCGAGAAATCCACCCATGTGCCCTGCCCAAGATCCTGACAAAGCCTG GTACACAGAGATTGAAACTTGTTTAACTCCTTTGCCTCAAGTATCAAGTGAAGAAAGGGTTGCTGGTGGACATTTGGAAAAATGGCCTAAACGATTGCACGCAATACCACCAAGGATTAGCAGGGGAACTGTAAACGGGGTCACGGCCGATACTTTCAAGAAGGATTCACAACTATGGAAAAGAAGAATATCGTACTACAAGACGGTGAATAATCAATTAGGCCAACCAGGGAGATACAGAAATCTACTAGATATGAATGCCAACCTTGGTGGTTTTGCTGCCAATTTGGTTGATGACCCTGTTTGGGTGATGAATATAGTTCCTGTTGAAGCTAAGGTCAACACACTTGGTGTTATTTATGAACGCGGAttaattggaacatatcaaaaCTG GTGTGAAGCCATGTCAACTTACCCAAGAACATATGATCTGATCCATGCTGATTCTGTATTTACTCTCTACAAAGACAG GTGTGAAATGGAGGATATATTACTTGAAATGGACAGAATATTAAGACCAGAAGGAAGTGTAATAATCAGAGACGACGTAGATACATTGGTCAAAGTAAAGAGGATAGTAGATGGGCTGAACTGGGATAGCCAGATTGTGGATCATGAAAATGGACCTTTGGAAAGGGAAAAGCTTCTTTTTGCAGTAAAGTCATACTGGACAGCTCCAGCTACCCAAGAATCCGAGACTTCTTAA